From Malus sylvestris chromosome 1, drMalSylv7.2, whole genome shotgun sequence:
tggtgaatgaatggtttaggtatttataggaaaaaaaatcagaatttttgagaatttaaaaaaaaaaggccaaaaaaaaaaattgaatccaacAGTAACTGGCgccagctagccgttggattcaaatttcttttgaagcattcctgtcggttataaccgacaagattAATGGTTTTTCtggccagccctttggccctttcagattctATGGGGCCCTCTCAGATTTCACGAGTCCTCTGGCCTAGCTCTCGATTGGAGACGATTTTCGTTGTatttttagccctctggccctctagacccttcggttggagatggccttagatcatgatttttgtatttttaagctTACTCAAATGGACTCAAAAAACTtttaggaaaattttatttgaatcatTATAACttcacttaaattttaaatatgaattatttttttagCCCTTTCATATAATTATCATTAAACACAAATGAAATTAacatcaaaactaaaatttatcaataaatccATGTCAAGTACTCAAACTCTTTGCCATCACGCAAATTTTCTTTTACAATCTATTTTGACTAAAACTCTAAGACATTGTCATATGAAAacaagcttctttttttttttttttacaaatgaatggtgattttgaagtttttgatCCTCCAAATAAAGAGAAATTTTTTGATTTGATTACAAATTCCGATCAAATAAATTTTTGTGATGTGGTTTGGATTTTGTGTGGATATTTGAACAAAAACTTTGcactaaaaacaaaatttgtatgACCCTTTGTTGGATATTCTCGACCGTTAGAGATACATGCATTGTGGGCAAACTTTGGACTAAAAACTGAATTTATATGACTCCATTGGAGTTGGTCTataaatggaaaacaaaaacccaattgTCAGTTTCTCTTATCTTGTGATTTTGAAGCAACTAAAGATGGATCGTCCATTTCTCTTTTCGATTGATTTTGGTTCTGAATCATTTGTTATGCTTTAATTTGATTAATGGTACATCATATGCTTCTCCAGGACTCAAAAGAAACTTCTtggtgttttcttttttcttaggACGTTTGTTGCTCCTCTTGAGAGGCTAAAGCTGGAATATATAGTTCGAGGTGAACAGAAGAACCTTTTTGAGCTCATCAGGACGATTGCAGCTTCTCAAGGGCTGAAGGGATTTTGGAAAGGAAATTTTGTCAATATTCTTCGCACGGCACCCTTTAAGGCTATCAATTTCTACGCTTACGATACTTACAGAAATCATCTGATGAAATTGTCTCGGAATGAGGAGTCCACAAATTACGAGAGGTTTCTTGCTGGTGCTGCGGCTGGAATTACAGCCACTTTGCTCTGCTTACCTATGGACACGGTATGTTGCAACCTTCTACTGTTATTTGGTTCAGCTGATTTCATCTCGTAAGCACTTTTTTCCTGGTTTCTCTCTTAATTTGTGTTCAAATTATTTCTTCTTCAACTTTGTAGTTCAATGTGCAGAATAGGATTGATCGTCCATGACCCACACTTTTATAGGTCACACTGTAAGAGTGTGCATAGGCTGAATTCTATTGCTTGCACTTAAAAATTGGCCCAAGTCCTATTCTAAAATGTCAATTCTTTCAGATCAGGACAAAGATGGTAGCACCTGGTGGAGAAGCCTTGGGTGGTGTAATTGGTGCTTTCCGCCACATGATCCAAACTGAAGGGTTCTTTTCGCTTTACAAGGGTTTACTACCCTCGATTGTGAGCATGGCACCTTCAGGTGCAGTTTTCTACGGTGTTTATGATATACTGAAATCAGCTTATCTGCATTCACCTGAAGGGAGGAAAAGGATCCAACACATGAAACAAGAAGGTGATAAACTGAATGCTATGGAACAACTGGAGTTGGATCCCGTTCGAACATTACTATATGGGGCAATTGCCGGTGCTTGTTCTGAAGCTGCTACATATCCATTTGAAGTTGTGAGGAGACACCTTCAAATGCAAGTTCGGGCAACTAAGTTAAGTGCTTTTGCAACTTGTGTGAAAATTGTTGAGCAAGGAGGTGTACCTGCTCTTTATGCAGGATTAACACCAAGCCTATTGCAGGTATGGTACTCTGACGATTGTTTAGATGAGAACACATCTTATGTCGAGCCCTTTTGTCATTCTATCAGGTTTACGGTGAAGTTTCTTGACCTTTTTCTCATGTGCTCATCAGGTTTTACCGTCAGCTGCTATAAGTTATCTTGTATACGAGTTCATGAAGATTTTTCTCAGAGTAGAGTTGACGTAATAGTTTTCAATCCAGATCAAGGTCCAAAAGTTCTTGTCGAGAATGAATAGTTTGGTTgtgtttcttttcttgttttgtgttttcaatatatacttgggaaaaagagaagaaacaaGGCACAGTGTTTCCGATGTTTTCTGTTGACTAACAGAAAGTTTGCTGTAATTTTTCTTGGGATTTTTAATGTCATttgagtagctaaatgaggacTATAATTTTGTATGATTGTACTTGACCCGGGCGTGTTATAATTTTGAGATTAATTGTTTTGTATTTGACTCTGCCAACTTCACTTAATGGaaaaatattttgttgttgtaaTTGTTTTGTATTTGATTAGTATTTTTTGAGATAAATTAGCGAACTTACAGATGCTTGGAATTTGTttttatccttttatttttaatcaaggaTTTTGTTTTTATCTAATTAATCCTTAAAATCATGAATAATGATGGGGCATACACATTGTGGTAGATGATTGTCAACACACAAGGATCTGAGGATCTGAGGCTCTGAGGAAGGTTTTTGCAATTAATTAAggagtgtgatatccacacacccctttttacttctctcacacccttttaattctctcacacccttttaattttcggctgtCGAATCgcatgaattaaagaagatcaaaggacaaaaattaacaagagatgtgggagaagtaaaaaggggtgtgtggatagcacaccccttaatTAAAGGTGGGCTTTATTGTAATAAAATTGTAGATGATACCCAATTAGAGATCACAATCTCTTTAAGGGCGTGTCTAATGTGCAGACAAAGCGTGCAGACTATCCGTACGGACGATGATCTAAAGGCTGAGAAGGGACGAGCTCACGAGTAGAACTGGGTTGCTGTGACCCagtgtaattaaaaaaatttgaattttttttactcAGTGGGTATCTTTCATTGGAGACAGGGAACGAGAGGCAGAGAGGAGGAGTTGGGGTGAGGAATGGACTTGAGGTGGATTAAAGATGCGCTACGACTGTGACTTGGTGATCTTATACCtttatttttgggtaaattacactgtACCCACTCAGGATTGGGGTCTATTACAATCgcatacaacatcttcaaaacatttcactttcatacatttacttatcattttatttcaatttcatacatccgttagaaaatccgttaagtaaactgttaaatgatgatgtggcaaATATAGGGTCCCTATTTGtgttgatgtggctgccacatttgtgccacgtggctaaacacataacaaaaaatttaaaatattaaaataaataattaaagaaaaattataaaaaataaaaaataaacccagAAATCCCCATCGTCTTCCCGACCCGAGCCCAACCCTTCTCCCATCCTCATTACCCATTGCTCCCCATCTCAGAGAATCAAAACCAATAATTTCAGATTCTTATATCCAAATGACCCAGATCACTAATTCCTCAAAGATACAAACTTCAaccattttcaattcaaattagTGCAACCCAAATCACAAAATTCCAAAACAGATCACTACCCAAATCCCAAATTCTCACAAACACatcaaaaaaatcaacaaacccCATAAATTGAATCACCTGAGACGTGAGAGGGATCCTTAAATTTATTGGTGAGGCCGCCACCACTAGAGGCGGAGGAATCGGCGACCACCTCCTTAATAAAAAATACATAGGTGAACCTACCTTCCCCGAGCTGCCTCACGATCTTGAACCGATTCTCGTTGATCCACACGTCGCATCCGTCTTCCCCACCCATCGCCCACCCCTTTGGTCTTCCCCACCCATCACTCACCCTCTTCTCCCATACCCCATTACCCACCCAAAAAATTCCCCTTCTCCCGGTCGTGCTTGAACAACCCAAATCGCTCGACCCACTTGAAGAGGCGGAGGTGTGCGAAGGTGCGGATGCGGTTTCAATGGTGGCTTCCAAATTTTGCTTGCGGGAGTTATGGTGGACGGGTGCAGGCAACAGAGGCAAGTTGATGGTGGAGGACGGCGAGAGGGACGAAATGGGTTTGGTGAAGGATCGGTTGGGGGAGGTGAACAGAGTGGAGGAGAGGGGTGggggttgcagggaaggggaGGGGAATGGATGGTTTTTtgcgtttttgtttttttttacttttctttaattaatttttttttcacgtggCATAAATTTGGTAGCCACGTGGCATAAATGTGGCAGGTACGTCAGCTTTTAACGGATCAAtgaatggaaaatgtaacagaggtactatatttaaataaaatagtaggtgaggtatgaaagtgaaacattttaaagatgttgtatgaggttgtaatagacctcaaacctgagggggtattatgtaatttaccctttattttttgttcaGTGAGTGTGTTTTTGTTGGTGAGGGAGGGGATAAAGGGTTTCCTTCGCACGGAAAGAAAGGCAGAAAAAGAGCTGGTGAAGGGCAGAAGGGTTCGATTTCAATGTGGATTAATTGGGAGTTGGTAAATCATGTacctttaattttttcaattcaGTGGGTGTGTTTTTGTAGAAGATTGAGGGTTGTATGGGCGGGGAAAGAGAGGCACAGAGAAGGAGGTGGTGAAGGGTGTAAGCGCTCAATTTCATGTGGATTAAAGATGTGCTTGGATTGGAGTTGATAAGGCTGGTTCATCTAGAACCTCTGAAGAAACCCCAACTTGGGAATATGAGTCTATGAAGAAATCTAGAACCTTTGTTATAATAAGTGAACCATAATAAGAATGGTTGAAGCGTAACACTTCCCTTATTAAAGATGGACATACTCTCTTTAACGCAACGTCAAAAGTGTGTTAATAACGTGTTGTCGGTATATTTAACTGAAGAATAAtaatagagagggagagggcaGCAAACAAAGAGAAATGAAAGAATTTAGTGAATTATGTGGTTTGTATTATCTCACCTCATTATGCCCTTACTTATTGTAGTAAAGAAGAAACACTACTTGACTTTCAAGTTATACATCACAATCTAGAAACTATCTCTATAAGGGCGTGTCTAATGTGCGGACGAAGAGTGTAGACCATCCATACGAATGACAATCTAAAGGCTGAGAAGGGACGAGCTCACGAGTAGAACTAGGTTGTTGTGACCCGGTgtaattagaattttttttactcAGTGGGTATCTTTCGTTGGAGATGGGAAAAGAAAGGCAAAGAGGGGGAGCTGTGGTGAGGAATGGACTTGAGGTGGATTGAAGCTGCATTGCGACTGTGACTTGGTAATCttatacctttttttttgtttgttcagTGAGTGTGTTTTTGTTGGCGAGGGAGGGAGAGATTAGGGTTGCCTTCACTTGGAAAGAAAGGTCGAGAGAGCTGGTAAAGGGCGGGAGGGTTGATTTCAGTGTGGATTAATTGGGAGTTGGTAAATCATGtacctttatttttttcaattcagtGGGTGTGTTTTTGTCGAAGATTGAGGGTTGAATGAGTGGGGAAAGAGAGGCAGAGAGAGGGAGGTGGTGAAGGGTGTGAGCGCTCGATTTCATGTGGATTAAAGATGTGCTTGGATTGGAGTTGATAAGGTTGGTTCATTTAGAACCTTTGAAGAAACCCCAACTTGTGAAGGTGAGTCTATGAAAAAATCCAGAACCTCTGTTATAATAAGCGAACCATAATAAGAATGGTAGAAACGTAACACTTCCCTCATTAAAGATGGACTTATTCTCTTTAATGCAACGTAAAAAATGTGATGATAACGTGTTGTCGGTATATTTAACTGAAGAATTATAATAGAGAGGAAGAGTGcggcaaacaaagaaaaatgagagaatttAGTGAATTATATGATGTGTATTATCTCATTATGCCTTTTACTTATTGTAGTATGGAATGAAGACTACTTGACTTTCAAGTTATACATTATAGTTTAAAAACTATCTAAAAGATATTGTAGAATCTAAATAAAATTTAGTAGGACACCTCTCTCCACTCCACGTTctctctctatcactctctcttTTTCATGTTTCTCTCAAACTTCTCTCTCATATACATTCTTaataaaatacaaattaaaaaacaaataaaaaagtttaaaactaaAACTCCCTAAATTTGAAACCAATTTTGAAAATACTAAAAGGGACAAGACATAGGAAGAAAGGAagtaaggtaccgtttggtacgtgggaaaGGGACGGAACAAAACGGGACGAGCCGTTCCGTCCCACTTTTGGTGCGTCTAAAAACTATGGAATGGGTTGTCCCATGGgacgaaatttggctgatttttcgttccacctcttcctcctggaacaacccgttccacatctgtagaacacaaatttataacattttatgacaagatttctccttatctttttcaatatttacattatCCGTTCTGTCCTgttctgtcccgtcccgtcctgtcccgtcccgtcccgtcctatTCTGTCCCGtgcgtcccgttccgtcccttCTGCGTACCTAAATCCCCGATAGGCGAAGACGATCCCAAATTTTTACGTCAAAAAAAGTGGCCCAAGTTTTATATACGAAAAGTATGAACAGTATCCTCattcatacactacacacaAACACACGAGTGAGGACgagtcaaacaaaaaaaagttactGTCCTCCTTAATTCCATTCCATTTCTGCTGAATTTTTCTCACAGAACCTTCCCTTATTTCCCTCCTCACCCTAAAAGTTTCCCCCTTTATTTGCAGTCTTCATCACACGCTTTTACATTTCAATGGAGGCTCAACTTTTTGGTGTCTGTGTTTGAGTGAATTTTATACAAGTTCAACTTGGTTCTGCTGCTTCTGGTTACAGTGATTGCAACCCATATTGAGTTCATGGCGGAGATCAAGCGCTACGGTCTTGGTAATCAATTGGGTAAGTTTGTTTAgtgtttttctttgcttttataTATAACTTTGTGTAATTCATTTATCATTTTCTTGTGTTACTTGTTTATCCAAGTTGAATTTTGGATTTTCTGTTGTTTTCTGAGATTTATTGGTAATCTtgtgatttattttttgaaaaaaaattatatcttTTGCCAAACGATGGAAATGCTATTGAGAACTGAAACAGTCTTCAATTCCAGCCAGCCTACCCTTTTTGATTATCCAATCAGCGTCACACTTAGTCTAGTCCGGTCTGGAGCTACTGGCTGGGTATTATTTTCTTAGGTAAGGAGAAGAACTTCTCAATCTTCATTGGAAATCATACGCTGCCAGCAAAGTAATCAATCAAGTACTAAACCAACTTCTCCCAACTGCCCATATCAAAAACTCTAGCCTACTCTGATTATATGGTGTTGCGGTGGAATAATACAACTtcgaatcaaacattcaaatttATGTCCATGAACGCAGAATAGCATCAACTAAAGAATTAAGACAAGAGCTTCCTAGTCAAAGCATAGGTCCGTAGATCCGTTTTCAGCGTTCTTCTTGTGAAGCAGCAGAAGTAGCCACTCACCACTTTGGCACTTACCAGTCAAAGCGTAGGCTTAGTTGTGCAGCTAGCTTTAGCATGACATCAGCATCAAGAATACCAGCCAACTATTGTTAACTCTTCTTTACTTCTTTAGAAAATGACAATGGACCTCATCCCTCCATACTGTGTCCTCGAGAACAAAAACGAGGAAATTAGGTTGCAATGCATAATCTATGTTCTCAAGTAGCATTTTCTAGTATTATTTCTGACCCTTGGAATAGCACTTAAGTGCCAGGCAGTTTCTCCCTCTAATGGCTATAGAATCTGCTAATAGTCGACCTTCCTTTCCTGCTAATGGTAGTTGAGTCCCTGGAGGGATAGGTTTCCCAGTTTTCTTCTTAAGCTGGAGACATGAAAGCCTAGATGGATCCCTTATTGTCTCTCCATCCTTGGTACCTTGTCGCAAGCTACCAATGGCAGAATTCTCATTTCTGCCTCATATTGTTTTGATCCGCACTGCCTGTTAGAAATCTGGATCTTTAGTGTTAATTACTAAACTTCAATCTGCCACACTTGCTGTGGGCTCTTAAATTTAGCCTCCTTGTTCTGCGCCTTAAAGAACCAGGAATCTGTGGGTGCTCCCACTGTTCACCATGATGATCAATGACATTTCTTGATGATCCTGGTTAACTTTTGTGGGCTACATGTCCACATAAGGGATGGACAAAAATCTCTAAAGCCACTTCTCTATGTTTCCAAGAAGTTGTCTAATTCTTCTAGTATGCAGGCGGTTCATCTTCCTCATGGTCTGCTACAAAAAGATGTAGATGTTGATTCTTGCATAAGACTTTCTTTAAACTGGTTGAAGGCCTTCTTAGTGGGTTTTCTTTTGGTTCCTTGAATTGTTGGACGTCAAATTAGCTGGCAAGATGAGGCTGGGATGTCTAGCTATGATAAATGTGCTCCGTTGTTAAGGTTGTGGCTTGATGTGGTTTCTTTCATTTTGGCCAATTTGATTGCTTGAGAGAGTATGACATGGTAAATTGTCTCGTCCATGTTCCTTATTTCTCTCTTAAGGTCTCCAAGGAagctaaaaattaaataaggGGTTAACTTGGCTCCTCAATTGTTGAGGAGGAACTCCTCCTCAATTCACTTTGTGGCCGATTCATGGAACTTCAAGCTTATTATTAGAACCTTCgatattataaatcactttaTAAAGATCAACTCTGCAAAAAAATATGAGATCATTTGGTCATCAAACTATACAAAAACAGATGGACAAATTCGGTAAAAACATTATGAACTGTCAATCTGTTTGCTATCGTTaattgactaaacgaccttagttttaattcattttttatagagatgatttttacaaagtgatttataatataaatagttTTGATTATAAATAAGAAGTTATATGAATCTATTTAGATTGGGAAAATGTACGGTTTTCTGAAACCATGTGCTATGGCTCAAATCCATAGTCAATCCTATTTTTCCCATTATTTTCGTATTCGTAATAGTGGGAAAAGAAGGCCCAATTCCAAGTTGTTCAAGAATTGTGGCCTTGAGTTTCTCAACCCTTTGCCTTAGGATTAGTCAGTTCTATTCCTTGATACATGAAGTAAATTTAGGAGGAACTCTCCTTAATCAGATTTTCAAGAATTGTGGCCTTGAGTTTCTCAACCCTTTGCCTTAGGATTAGTTAGTTCTATTCCTTGATACATGAAGTAAATTTAGGAGGAACTCCTCCTGAATCAGATGATTATCTTTGAAGTTGTTGTCAACAAGTCTACCACTAGGTCAAGAGGAGTCCATCCTGTAAATTATCTTTTCTCTTTTAGCTTTAAATCTGTCTATAATCATGACAAAGGCTCAAGCATTATAATGCACTATTATCTATTTTATATATGGAATATGGATATTTActaatgtgatataataattgaaTGCAGATATTGCGCAGATACTCTTAGAAGCTAAACATCGCTGGCTACGCCCGGCTGAAATATGTGAAATTCTTCgaaattttcaaaaatttgaCATTTCTTCAGAGCCTGCAAATATGCCACCCGGTATGAATTTTCAGCTGCATTGGATGTAGCAATAAATATTGTTATTGAAGTCCCTACTTTCTATCACATAGTAAATCATTAATTTGTAAGATTTCTTAACTTTGGTTTTCTAAGCAAATTTCTCAATTCTCTTGGAGCCTAAGAAAGCGCTTTCCCAGCTTTGAGTATTTCTCTTATTATTTCCATCTACTCAAAAGTTACATGGAAGATGCGTTCTTGGTCTCATCCCCTAAAGTAATTGTAATGAAGCTTGTCTTTCAATGGGTATGTGTGATAGTAATCTGTACAGTTGTCAACAAACATGGCGGATTATTTTGTAGAACATGGTACTCCCTCTGCTTGCACAATGATTTAATATGAGGGTAGGCCTGgtagttttcttttttaaaaagcTTAACTCTGAAACATTTTAAGGCACATCAGGACaccttttttatgtttggttttGCTTTGTGCATCATTCTCTAAATCTTCCTTTTGGGATATGTATCGAAACTTCTTCTCATAACGTTGTGTCTAGGGATTATCTGTCAATTGGTGCTTGTGTTAAGAAGCAGTAAAATCAGTTTAAccatctttgtttttcattgccGTCTGACATGATAGTTGAGTCTTGTATTGTCTTTGGTTTGTTTTTAGTAGGCACTAATGCATTTACTTTTGCATGTAAGGGCTCACGATTTTCCTTTTTAAAGTCGTATATAATAGCATCACATGAAGTTGTAAATGCATTtacacaaattttaaattttttgagaTGTTTGCGGAAATTTGATTTGCAGCTTGCTTTGTTGTATTGTTGCATTTACCTTTGGATACCTACTGTGGGTTGACACACGCCATTTGTATTAGGTGGATCACTTTTTCTATTTGATCGGAAGGTGCTTAGATATTTCAGGAAAGATGGCCATAACTGGAGGAAGAAAAAAGATGGAAAGACAGTGAGGGAAGCTCATGAGAGACTTAAGGTAATCATCAAAGAATGCTGTAATAGATTTTACAAAgcacatataaatatattatgacaagttttcacatcaaatttgaTTGAATAATTTTTAGGAGCTACATTATGTTATAACTATATCctgaaaattattttttggcccaggattttgaaaaaaataagtaACCTAAATACCAAACTTAATTAAATAGAGGGGTAGAACTCTGGTATAAGATTGATGTGGGAGATTCTGACATGTCGAATGTCAATAGCTCCAATTTGGTGTTGTGGGCGCTAAGGCTTAGGAAATCACAGTTGTGGCTTTAAATTATATAATGGTTATGCAATTGCATTCATTACAAAttctttttaaattgaaaaacttTCATGTTAGGGATGCAAATGAACGATCCACTTGTGAGTATTCATGAAGGCCTTGGTGAACTTACGATTTAGGTCCCTCCTTTATAGATTTATATTCAATCTATTTTATAGCTCACACTCACGAATTTAGTTTGGTCTGTATCCGGGCTGTGATATAGCTTGGTGGAAATTTCAAGGCTGGTATTTCGCTTGAGCTCAAAAAAGTTCTAGCCTGCCAAGTCTGTGTAGTCCAAAGCTCAACTTGTTGCGGCTAGTCTGCACCTTATTTTATCCCAAAATTAAATGTTAGGAAGTACCAatgtcaacaacaacaacaacaaagccttttcccactaagtggggtcggctatgtgaatcctagaacgccattgcgctcggttttgtgtcatgtcctccgttagatccaagtactttaagttttttcttagggtctattccaaagttttcctaggttttcctctaccccttcggccccgaacctctgtcccgtagtcacattttcgaactggagcgtcagtaggccttctttgcacatgtccaacccactcattcctaatcttatcttttctcgtgagcccacatctccaacgaagcatcctcatctccgctacacccattttgtgtacatgttgatgcttcaccgcccaacattctgtgccatacagcatcgccgaccttattgccgtcctataaaattttcccttgagcttcagtggcatacgacggtcacataacacgccggatgcactcttccacttcatccatcccgcttgtattccatatattctgtctttgatcggcttaggcgaagacctttagattccaacacttctctccaaaggttaagcttcgcatttaccccttcctgaatttcatctatcaaccctatatcgtctgcgaaaagcatacaccaaggaataacatcttgaatatgtcatgttaactcatccattaccaatgcaaaaaggtaaggacttaaggattgttgatgcacaaaatcagtgaggactttagtactacagaaagtattaagtttgtgaccttcgctagattgctccggtcattagtgtggataagtatgtaaaaggatagagacatgagagcaaacacaagatgtacgtggttcacccagattggctacgtccacggagtagaagagttctcattaattgtgaagggtttacacaagtgcataggttcaagctctcatttagtgggtacaagtgaatgatttagtacaaatggcattaggaaatattttgggagaatgatttccttttatagaagagagtttctagccttgttctgacattgacacgtgtcgtgttgtgattggcttccgatgttgacacgtgtc
This genomic window contains:
- the LOC126626840 gene encoding probable mitochondrial adenine nucleotide transporter BTL3; this translates as MLPPDHSSFNLLTRFINSYPSDPDPISLGGLFLHPSNTIPPSFLSLISHRTRLLSGSGSACCLRRHCHKTLRFEGLRGGGGGGGLFLSVSLSIRGSEGDGGEERYVRESGQVLGQNGDKSFSSSEEEAAIVAVFEGEGETARKGSGAMNTTKHLWSGAVAAMVSRTFVAPLERLKLEYIVRGEQKNLFELIRTIAASQGLKGFWKGNFVNILRTAPFKAINFYAYDTYRNHLMKLSRNEESTNYERFLAGAAAGITATLLCLPMDTIRTKMVAPGGEALGGVIGAFRHMIQTEGFFSLYKGLLPSIVSMAPSGAVFYGVYDILKSAYLHSPEGRKRIQHMKQEGDKLNAMEQLELDPVRTLLYGAIAGACSEAATYPFEVVRRHLQMQVRATKLSAFATCVKIVEQGGVPALYAGLTPSLLQVLPSAAISYLVYEFMKIFLRVELT